One Spinacia oleracea cultivar Varoflay chromosome 4, BTI_SOV_V1, whole genome shotgun sequence DNA segment encodes these proteins:
- the LOC110795694 gene encoding protein FAR1-RELATED SEQUENCE 5-like, with product MAVYLKKQGKQPMRFMIYIANMLLYIIGFSVRKGKNRHKEGTTIVDGKYFYCSAAGIRDTPKNKELKNEDDQSDAKKKERRKRVMITRTKCEAQIFVKKNENGDFEIEKHVVVHNHPLTREISNYLHRSERQMTEPKQEAIAAMSECGLRPMESYRYMSIETGGEDCVGHTMIDHLNYCYKLKMKQIDGKDSQTLVNKLYDLQSIDAEFFFRVRLNDQGKVECLFWRDSIMREDYKIYGDVLVFYTTFRTNKYNLICAPFVGTNNHWKNTMFA from the coding sequence ATGGCAGTTTACTTAAAGAAGCAAGGAAAACAACCGATGAGATTTATGATCTATATTGCAAACATGCTACTATATATTATTGGTTTTAGTGTACGAAAAGGGAAGAATAGACATAAAGAAGGAACCACTATTGTTGATGGAAAATACTTCTACTGCTCTGCTGCTGGAATAAGAGACACTCCTAAAAACAAAGAACTCAAAAATGAAGATGATCAATCAGAtgcaaagaagaaagaaaggagaaaGAGAGTGATGATAACAAGAACAAAATGTGAAGCTCAGATATTTGTAAAGAAGAATGAAAATGgagattttgaaatagaaaagcaTGTAGTGGTTCACAATCACCCATTGACAAGAGAAATAAGTAATTATCTCCACCGATCGGAACGACAAATGACAGAGCCTAAACAAGAAGCTATTGCGGCAATGTCAGAATGTGGTCTAAGACCAATGGAGTCTTATAGATATATGTCAATAGAAACTGGTGGAGAAGACTGTGTAGGTCATACGATGATTGATCATCTAAACTACTGCTACAagttaaaaatgaagcaaattgATGGCAAGGATTCACAAACACTAGTGAACAAACTGTATGACTTACAATCAATAGATGCTGAGTTCTTTTTCAGAGTAAGACTCAATGATCAAGGAAAAGTTGAGTGTCTATTTTGGAGGGATTCAATAATGAGAGAAGATTACAAAATATATGGAGATGTTCTAGTTTTTTATACTACATTCAGAACCAATAAATACAATCTCATATGTGCTCCATTTGTTGGTACCAATAACCATTGGAAAAACACAATGTTTGCTTGA